One Nocardia farcinica genomic region harbors:
- a CDS encoding non-oxidative hydroxyarylic acid decarboxylases subunit B, translated as MTAPMQRIIVGISGASGAPFAVRLLQTLHEMPGVQTHLVMSSWARSNIETETPYSVREVAELADVTYKLGDQGAVISSGSFRTAGMIVVPCSMRTLAAIRHGIADNLLCRAADVVLKERRRLVLVPRETPLSDLHLENMLGLSRMGARIVPPMPAFYNRPETIDDLIDHVVARVLDQFDLDAPQARRWPGLAATRRDRSDGRTRSGVPTATPRRPV; from the coding sequence ATGACGGCGCCCATGCAGCGCATCATCGTCGGCATCAGTGGTGCCAGCGGCGCACCGTTCGCTGTTCGGCTGCTACAGACCTTGCACGAGATGCCAGGTGTGCAAACACATCTCGTGATGAGCAGTTGGGCGAGATCGAACATCGAGACCGAGACGCCCTATAGCGTGCGCGAGGTGGCGGAGTTGGCGGACGTCACCTACAAGCTGGGTGATCAAGGTGCCGTCATATCCTCGGGGTCCTTTCGGACAGCCGGAATGATCGTTGTCCCGTGCAGCATGCGCACGCTCGCGGCGATCCGGCACGGAATCGCGGACAATCTCCTCTGCCGGGCCGCCGACGTCGTTCTGAAGGAGCGGCGCCGGCTGGTGCTCGTGCCACGGGAGACACCACTGAGTGATCTCCATCTGGAGAACATGCTCGGGTTGAGCCGGATGGGCGCGCGCATAGTCCCGCCGATGCCCGCGTTCTACAACCGCCCCGAGACGATCGATGACCTGATCGATCACGTCGTGGCACGTGTGCTGGACCAGTTCGACCTCGATGCTCCGCAGGCGCGGCGGTGGCCGGGCCTGGCCGCGACGCGGCGGGACCGATCGGATGGCCGGACCCGGTCGGGCGTCCCGACGGCTACCCCGCGCCGGCCGGTGTGA
- a CDS encoding LysR family transcriptional regulator → MELRHLHYFLAVAEEGNFTRAAERVHVAQSGISTHIKSLERELGQQLFVRKPRGVTLTAAGAALLPHAVQVLDAVAAGRASVEALSGLLTGHVAIGTITSISPRSIDLPELLASFHRRHPGVGISLVEDTAAILAHRVYDNDLDIAFTSLTDEPVAGMRSRPLRSERMVAALPPGDPLARRRRLPLSALSGRSLIALPEGSGLRRRLDQTLAREGVRAQVAFEASDPDVLVALAGKGLGLALVPESALVGDGRVVGVEVDGLPRGHLGMLWRDGRGGAPAARAFVEHIAQLVTPAGAG, encoded by the coding sequence ATGGAGCTGCGTCACCTGCACTATTTCCTCGCGGTCGCCGAGGAGGGGAACTTCACCCGCGCGGCCGAACGGGTCCACGTCGCGCAATCGGGGATCAGCACACACATCAAATCGCTGGAACGCGAACTGGGGCAGCAACTCTTCGTGCGCAAGCCGCGCGGCGTGACATTGACGGCCGCGGGTGCGGCGCTGCTGCCCCACGCGGTGCAGGTGCTCGACGCCGTCGCGGCGGGGCGCGCGTCCGTGGAGGCGCTGTCGGGCCTGCTGACCGGCCACGTCGCGATCGGCACCATCACCTCGATCTCGCCCCGCAGCATCGATCTGCCCGAACTCCTCGCGTCTTTCCATCGACGCCATCCGGGCGTGGGGATCTCCTTGGTCGAAGACACCGCGGCCATCCTGGCCCACCGCGTCTACGACAACGACCTCGACATCGCGTTCACCAGCCTGACCGACGAGCCGGTGGCCGGCATGCGCAGCCGTCCGCTGCGCAGCGAACGCATGGTCGCGGCGTTGCCGCCCGGCGATCCGCTCGCGCGTCGGCGGCGGCTACCACTCTCCGCGTTGAGCGGTCGTTCGCTGATCGCCCTGCCGGAGGGATCGGGGCTTCGTCGTCGGCTCGACCAGACGCTGGCCCGCGAGGGAGTGCGAGCTCAGGTCGCCTTCGAAGCCAGCGACCCGGACGTACTGGTGGCACTGGCCGGGAAGGGGCTTGGCTTGGCCTTGGTCCCGGAGTCCGCGCTGGTCGGCGACGGCCGGGTGGTGGGCGTCGAGGTCGACGGGTTGCCCCGAGGGCACCTCGGCATGCTCTGGCGCGACGGCAGGGGCGGCGCCCCTGCCGCGCGGGCGTTCGTCGAGCACATCGCCCAGCTCGTCACACCGGCCGGCGCGGGGTAG